Proteins from a single region of candidate division TA06 bacterium:
- a CDS encoding radical SAM protein, with protein MTYLDINRIELFETPVSATYRMDLALTYQCNNACKHCYLPKDRMPGKLTTQQWKQALSKIWEIGIPQVCFTGGEATLRPDLVELIASAEETGLITGLLTNGRKLKDKKLVKQMTEAGLDHFQITLESHLASVHDKMVGSKGAFEDTVKAIKNAAASPVCTITNTTLIKLNAKGMEKTVEFLKKLGITTMACNRLIYSGQGASCGLCFKEAELVPLMERIRNQAQRLGLKLIWYPPTQYCQLDPVGLELGVKTCTAARYNMRVEPDGSVIPCQSYFAPLGNILTDKWEVIWNAKPAVDIRNKAHIMDKCKKRRKLPLCGRGCPIYNTQNEVLCVDSKSNG; from the coding sequence GTGACCTATCTGGACATCAACCGGATCGAGCTTTTCGAGACCCCGGTCAGCGCGACCTACCGGATGGATCTGGCCCTGACCTACCAGTGCAACAACGCCTGCAAGCACTGTTACCTGCCCAAGGACAGGATGCCCGGAAAGCTTACAACCCAACAATGGAAGCAGGCTTTATCCAAAATATGGGAGATAGGCATACCCCAGGTCTGCTTCACCGGGGGCGAGGCCACCCTAAGGCCGGACCTGGTAGAACTGATCGCCTCTGCCGAGGAAACCGGCCTGATAACAGGTCTTTTGACCAACGGCCGTAAATTGAAGGATAAAAAGTTGGTCAAACAAATGACCGAGGCCGGCCTCGATCATTTCCAGATCACCCTGGAGTCGCATCTGGCCTCGGTCCACGACAAAATGGTGGGCAGCAAAGGGGCTTTTGAGGATACGGTCAAAGCCATCAAGAATGCGGCGGCCTCGCCGGTCTGCACCATTACCAACACCACCCTGATCAAGCTCAACGCCAAAGGCATGGAAAAGACCGTTGAGTTCCTTAAAAAACTGGGGATCACCACCATGGCCTGCAACAGGCTGATCTACTCCGGCCAGGGCGCTTCCTGCGGACTATGCTTCAAGGAAGCGGAGCTGGTCCCATTGATGGAGCGAATCCGTAACCAGGCCCAGCGTCTGGGGCTCAAGCTGATCTGGTACCCGCCCACCCAGTACTGCCAGCTGGACCCGGTCGGCCTGGAGCTGGGGGTGAAAACCTGCACCGCGGCCCGCTATAATATGCGCGTGGAACCGGATGGCAGCGTCATCCCCTGCCAGAGCTATTTCGCGCCGCTGGGGAATATCCTGACCGACAAGTGGGAGGTAATCTGGAATGCCAAGCCGGCGGTGGATATTCGTAACAAAGCCCATATTATGGACAAGTGCAAGAAGCGCCGAAAACTCCCGCTGTGCGGCAGGGGATGCCCGATATACAATACGCAGAACGAAGTGCTATGCGTGGACAGCAAATCCAACGGGTAG
- a CDS encoding DUF167 domain-containing protein produces MILNIKVVSNAKQEKMVKEDQRYKVYLCAPAVESKANQKLVEFLAAHFKVKKSAVAILRGQTSRLKIVEIKTE; encoded by the coding sequence ATGATATTAAACATAAAAGTCGTCTCCAACGCCAAACAGGAAAAAATGGTGAAAGAGGACCAACGCTACAAGGTTTACCTTTGCGCGCCGGCGGTGGAGAGCAAGGCTAACCAAAAGTTAGTGGAGTTCCTGGCCGCGCATTTCAAGGTCAAAAAGTCGGCCGTTGCCATTCTGCGGGGCCAGACCTCGCGGCTTAAAATAGTGGAGATAAAAACGGAATGA
- a CDS encoding SET domain-containing protein produces MKKIRNKGQGLFANKFIPRGTIVFFECRNCQVTPNSRFQKLSPGQKKKLLFHAYTVKDGLVVMPCGDSKYMNHCCDSNILDTGKGYDIVVRDIKKGQEATCDYRVFYDKEWGFKCACGSPNCCGILRCRHPLPRGVRALWDKKLKPAQKLVKKVSQLLKEELIKHDPKFKRLFIAK; encoded by the coding sequence GTGAAGAAAATTAGAAACAAGGGCCAGGGGCTTTTTGCCAACAAGTTCATCCCCCGGGGAACAATAGTGTTCTTCGAGTGCCGCAATTGCCAAGTGACCCCCAACTCCCGGTTCCAGAAACTATCCCCCGGTCAGAAGAAAAAGCTTTTGTTCCATGCCTACACCGTCAAGGACGGCTTGGTGGTGATGCCCTGCGGCGATTCCAAGTACATGAACCACTGCTGCGACTCCAACATCTTAGACACCGGGAAGGGATACGATATTGTGGTCCGGGACATCAAAAAAGGCCAGGAAGCCACCTGCGACTACCGGGTCTTTTACGATAAAGAGTGGGGATTCAAATGCGCCTGCGGCTCGCCTAACTGCTGCGGCATCTTACGCTGCCGGCACCCCCTGCCCAGAGGAGTGCGGGCCTTATGGGATAAAAAGCTCAAGCCGGCCCAAAAGCTGGTCAAAAAAGTATCCCAGCTGCTGAAGGAAGAGCTGATAAAACATGACCCCAAGTTCAAAAGGTTGTTTATCGCCAAATAA